The Echinicola rosea genome has a segment encoding these proteins:
- a CDS encoding BamA/TamA family outer membrane protein — protein MKKPLQLFPILFLWLLFAPGLLSAQQDTTQGSTKTDSTKKVDFSLMPFLSYNRNLELMFGAIPMMMYKLDQADTISPKSLSGLSAIYTTNGSFFVAGFNRWYFKEDQWRASLFALTGDNNSQFFMDDIDTPGFYDYGTKTTIVSVGIQRKIIDNLYGGITYTYSHYDTQYEDDVQPPSTTKTNGLEFNLLLDTRDAVYYPTSGRRSRLRWITYPQGLGNEVEANKILSEYNHYFSVHDDRDVIAARFAGKFGLGDIAFEQQVTVGGKDIRGYSQGKYRGDGLMSLQGEYRYNFNEKMGLVGFAGMATIYGSDTDSFNWKLYPGAGVGYRYRAFKTVKFNIGLDAAVGKDDWGVYFRIGESF, from the coding sequence ATGAAAAAACCACTTCAGCTTTTCCCCATTCTATTTTTGTGGCTCCTCTTTGCTCCGGGCCTATTATCTGCCCAACAGGATACTACTCAAGGATCCACTAAAACCGACAGTACCAAAAAGGTAGATTTCAGTTTAATGCCCTTTCTTAGCTATAACCGGAATTTGGAGTTGATGTTTGGGGCGATCCCCATGATGATGTACAAGCTTGATCAGGCTGATACCATCTCGCCAAAGTCCCTTTCTGGACTATCGGCCATCTACACTACGAATGGTTCTTTCTTTGTGGCCGGGTTTAACAGGTGGTATTTCAAGGAAGACCAATGGAGGGCCAGTCTTTTTGCATTGACAGGAGATAACAACTCCCAATTTTTCATGGATGACATCGACACGCCGGGCTTTTACGATTATGGCACCAAGACCACGATAGTCAGTGTGGGCATCCAACGGAAAATCATTGATAATCTCTATGGTGGGATCACCTATACCTATTCCCATTACGACACCCAATACGAAGATGATGTCCAGCCTCCTTCTACTACCAAAACCAATGGTTTGGAATTTAACCTCTTGCTGGACACCAGAGATGCCGTGTATTATCCTACATCAGGTAGGCGATCAAGGCTTCGGTGGATTACCTATCCCCAAGGATTAGGAAATGAAGTGGAAGCCAATAAGATTCTCTCGGAGTACAACCATTACTTTTCAGTACATGACGACAGGGATGTCATTGCCGCTCGCTTTGCTGGGAAATTTGGTCTCGGAGATATCGCCTTCGAGCAACAAGTAACCGTAGGCGGCAAAGATATCCGGGGTTATTCCCAAGGGAAATACCGTGGTGATGGCCTGATGTCCCTGCAAGGTGAGTACAGGTATAATTTTAATGAAAAAATGGGCTTGGTAGGCTTTGCCGGAATGGCTACCATTTATGGATCAGATACCGATAGCTTCAACTGGAAGCTCTACCCCGGAGCAGGCGTAGGCTACCGCTACCGCGCCTTCAAGACTGTCAAGTTCAATATCGGCTTGGATGCAGCCGTAGGCAAGGACGACTGGGGTGTCTATTTCCGAATTGGCGAGTCTTTTTAA
- a CDS encoding arylsulfatase, giving the protein MKAILFTIVSGVFFSFLMGKVMAQGAERPNVILIMTDDQGFGDFGFTGNHLVHTPHLDQLKEESTYFDQFYVSPVCAPTRASLMTGRYSLRTGIRDTYNGGAIMATEEITLPEMLKQGGYQTGIFGKWHLGDNYPSRPMDQGFDESVIHLSGGMGQVGDVTTYFKGDRSYFDPVLWHNGRKEAYQGYCTDIFASEAIDFMENSLKSGQEPFFCYLSFNAPHTPLQVPDKYYQKYKDIDPTAGFDSGRGDFPEMTEEDKEAARKVYAMVENIDDNLGKVFDKLRDWGIEENTIVIFMTDNGPQHYRYLSGMRGKKATVYRGGVRTPFLLRYPAKHSGGITISTPGVHMDVMPTLAELCQVTLPSDRTIDGNSLVPLIDGEQVDWADRPLFFYWTRRYPELYQNMAVQQGEFKLVGHADYDATHKDFELFEMGTDPGEHTNINLKNSTKAKMLKGAMDSIYQELIQSPHLLHQPPIVIGSAAENPSILNRNDAGGDRGIWSQEDIYGKWYVNAKPGTYTMKFRFLNPVPEGGQMTLEVGSRVFRMENPSKGEWIVMDNVTLEEMEGDFIPFYTHNGKRIFPFWVEVENNTLSE; this is encoded by the coding sequence ATGAAGGCAATATTATTTACCATTGTAAGCGGCGTTTTTTTTAGTTTTCTGATGGGAAAAGTGATGGCCCAAGGTGCAGAAAGGCCAAATGTGATATTGATCATGACCGATGATCAAGGTTTTGGCGATTTTGGCTTTACGGGCAACCACCTTGTCCATACGCCGCATTTGGATCAGTTGAAGGAAGAGAGCACCTATTTTGATCAGTTTTATGTTTCGCCGGTCTGTGCTCCTACCCGAGCGAGTCTTATGACGGGCAGGTATTCGCTGCGGACGGGTATCCGTGACACCTATAATGGTGGAGCGATCATGGCGACTGAAGAAATCACCCTTCCAGAAATGCTGAAACAAGGAGGGTACCAAACGGGTATTTTTGGTAAGTGGCACCTTGGAGACAACTATCCATCACGCCCCATGGATCAGGGGTTTGATGAATCGGTCATCCACCTTTCTGGTGGGATGGGACAGGTGGGAGATGTCACTACCTATTTTAAAGGAGACAGGAGCTATTTTGATCCTGTGCTATGGCATAATGGCCGTAAGGAAGCTTACCAAGGGTATTGCACAGATATTTTTGCAAGTGAAGCCATTGATTTTATGGAGAATTCCCTCAAATCAGGGCAAGAACCCTTCTTTTGTTATCTGTCATTTAATGCTCCACATACGCCTTTGCAGGTGCCCGATAAATACTACCAAAAATACAAAGATATCGACCCGACAGCTGGCTTTGATTCGGGCAGGGGCGATTTTCCGGAGATGACCGAAGAGGACAAAGAGGCTGCCAGAAAAGTCTATGCCATGGTCGAAAACATTGACGATAACCTTGGGAAGGTTTTTGACAAGCTGCGTGATTGGGGGATTGAAGAGAATACCATCGTGATCTTTATGACGGACAATGGTCCCCAGCATTATCGCTACCTGTCAGGGATGCGTGGGAAAAAGGCTACCGTTTACCGGGGGGGAGTCAGGACACCTTTCTTGTTGAGGTACCCGGCCAAACATTCTGGTGGTATTACCATCAGCACTCCCGGGGTCCATATGGATGTGATGCCTACGCTGGCCGAACTTTGCCAGGTTACATTGCCATCGGATAGGACAATAGACGGTAATAGCTTGGTGCCACTAATCGATGGAGAGCAGGTGGATTGGGCCGATCGGCCATTGTTCTTTTATTGGACCAGAAGATATCCAGAGCTTTACCAAAATATGGCCGTGCAGCAAGGTGAATTTAAACTTGTGGGCCATGCAGACTATGATGCTACTCATAAGGATTTTGAACTTTTCGAGATGGGCACCGACCCCGGTGAACATACCAACATTAACCTTAAAAACTCCACAAAGGCAAAAATGCTGAAAGGAGCCATGGACAGTATTTATCAGGAGCTTATTCAATCGCCCCATCTTCTTCACCAGCCCCCGATCGTAATCGGCAGTGCAGCGGAAAACCCTTCTATACTCAACAGAAATGATGCGGGTGGTGATCGTGGTATTTGGAGCCAAGAAGATATTTATGGAAAGTGGTATGTCAATGCAAAACCCGGTACTTATACCATGAAGTTTCGATTTCTAAACCCGGTACCAGAAGGAGGTCAAATGACCCTTGAGGTAGGATCACGCGTATTTCGGATGGAAAACCCATCCAAAGGAGAATGGATCGTCATGGATAATGTAACGTTGGAGGAAATGGAAGGTGACTTTATCCCATTTTATACCCATAATGGCAAACGGATCTTTCCTTTCTGGGTGGAGGTAGAAAATAATACGCTCTCTGAATGA